The following proteins are encoded in a genomic region of Chelmon rostratus isolate fCheRos1 chromosome 3, fCheRos1.pri, whole genome shotgun sequence:
- the ndufb6 gene encoding NADH dehydrogenase [ubiquinone] 1 beta subcomplex subunit 6: MSGYTPDEKLRFEQISKLRRQWLKDQELSPREPVVQAKPLGPVAKFWAGFLEPKSLWRLYTYKAYRGGVFTLTRLLIPAWIAHYYVKYHVAAKPFGIVELKPKLFPGDTILETGEVVPDLPETHGHH; the protein is encoded by the exons atgtctgGGTACACGCCAGACGAGAAGCTCCGTTTCGAGCAGATTTCAAAGCTCCGGAGGCAGTGGCTGAAGGACCAGGAGCTCAGCCCGAGGGAGCCCGTGGTACAAGCTAAACCTCTGGGCCCCGTCGCCAAGTTCTGGGCTGGCTTTCTGGAGCCCAAGAGCCTGTGGAGACTTTAC ACCTACAAAGCATACAGAGGTGGAGTTTTCACATTAACACGGCTGTTGATACCTGCTTGGATTGCTCACTACTATGTGAAATACCATGTTGCT GCAAAGCCATTTGGCATTGTGGAATTGAAACCCAAGCTGTTCCCA ggCGACACCATTCTGGAGACGGGTGAAGTTGTTCCAGATCTCCCCGAAACCCATGGTCATCACTGA
- the toporsa gene encoding topoisomerase I binding, arginine/serine-rich a, producing MSAVKIAMQQSQKSGRKKTSKAMSAEVSPDSKCPICLDTFNNISYLDLCLHKFCFRCIHEWSKNKAECPLCKQPFNSIYHSIKSEQDFKKYDLQPLDNGSFGTFGGVRFRYRTTVTGFHRQMQRRTSPPPDNGVMFEASTNAPQQPQDRYIRRMMMRLAAKRRAASEGRAVNRVREQEIINFRRELYRQGVRVRDVRDGGRSRDTTAEFFRRNPACLHRLVPWLKRELVVLYGAHGSLVNIVQHIIMSRITRYDMEDGAIQEELRPFLQGRTEHFLHEFISFAKSPFNMEAYDEHAVYDCPAPSSNEDSSSNSSVIAISEDEEHSMELDPPGDSTSTLSHSVWDDETPGPSYSTTAEQSRVECLSVLDSDSDSSLEEEAQDFGVSPQQMSPLNQTDMTQVEVNKEECLSCDSDDCVIVGYVKPTAERTPELVKLSSDSDESAMEDTKEVPVRPQHIRFCSLSPIASQNSDPGGAGGSENVETDRYLDSKERWRSLTSSRHDMSGQSDRKDTDRRFDSNNRARERHLSKDEERRRRRRSRSGEHRYSCKSPVVSHSSVSTLSRERGNSYSSGRDFYSECDSNYKSRDGGHSYQSYRHYSQERSDSGVHYTERRSYYYSSRKYSDQRSYSRSRSRSRDSRRRDRRHSRSRTYSSSRSPSVKKRSHHDKPGGKRKHKTRHLEEPPENALPNSHAEGDSPTSSTKHKKRSKEKHCKKSRERSRKTSRSLSVELVNEENSSERSKRHHKKKKKHKKKSKRHKSRERREKGSPSVITIESDSDAKDSVAHTSSTNKDAPVDNTTDDLVDPVDPTPRCSNV from the coding sequence ATGTCAGCAGTCAAGATTGCCATGCAGCAGAGCCAGAAGAGTGGCAGAAAGAAGACCTCCAAAGCAATGTCTGCAGAGGTGTCGCCAGACTCCAAGTGTCCTATCTGTTTGGACACATTTAACAATATTTCTTACCTGGACCTCTGCCTGCACAAGTTCTGCTTCCGGTGTATTCACGAGTGGTCCAAGAACAAAGCCGAGTGTCCTCTATGCAAACAGCCATTTAATTCCATCTATCACAGCATAAAATCAGAGCAAGACTTTAAGAAGTATGACCTGCAGCCGCTGGATAACGGCTCTTTTGGGACTTTTGGGGGAGTGCGGTTTAGATACCGCACAACTGTTACCGGATTCCATCGACAGATGCAGAGAAGGACCTCTCCACCTCCAGACAATGGAGTAATGTTTGAAGCCTCGACAAACGCTCCCCAGCAGCCACAGGACCGCTATATCCGGCGGATGATGATGAGGTTGGCAGCCAAAAGGAGAGCTGCAAGTGAAGGGAGGGCAGTGAACCGTGTCAGAGAGCAGGAAATAATAAACTTCAGGAGGGAACTGTACCGACAGGGGGTGAGGGTTCGGGATGTTCGTGATGGCGGCCGCTCCCGAGACACCACGGCAGAGTTCTTCAGAAGAAATCCTGCCTGCCTACATAGACTGGTCCCCTGGCTAAAAAGAGAGCTTGTTGTGCTATACGGGGCCCACGGCTCTTTGGTCAACATAGTCCAACACATCATCATGTCACGCATTACACGTTATGACATGGAGGATGGAGCTATTCAGGAAGAGCTCAGGCCGTTCCTCCAGGGGCGCACAGAGCACTTTCTGCACGAGTTCATCAGCTTCGCAAAGTCCCCCTTCAATATGGAGGCCTACGACGAGCATGCTGTCTACGACTGCCCAGCCCCTTCCTCCAATGAAGACAGCAGCTCCAACTCGTCTGTAATAGCTATCTCAGAGGATGAGGAACACTCAATGGAGTTGGACCCCCCAGGAGATTCCACGTCTACTCTGAGCCACTCCGTGTGGGATGATGAGACACCGGGACCATCATATTCTacgacagcagagcagagcagggtgGAGTGTCTGTCAGTCCttgactcagactcagacagcaGTTTAGAGGAGGAGGCACAGGACTTTGGGGTTTCTCCGCAGCAAATGAGTCCTCTTAACCAGACAGACATGACTCAGGTTGAAGTTAACAAGGAAGAGTGTTTGTCCTGTGACAGTGATGACTGTGTCATTGTAGGTTATGTTAAGCCAACAGCAGAGAGGACTCCTGAGCTGGTTAAGCTCTCCTCTGACTCTGATGAGTCTGCCATGGAAGATACTAAAGAAGTGCCTGTTCGACCTCAGCACATCCGCTTCTGCAGTCTCAGTCCTATAGCTTCACAGAATAGTGATCCAGGTGGTGCTGGAGGGTCAGAAAATGTAGAAACAGACCGTTATCTGGATtcaaaagaaagatggagatcTTTGACATCTAGCAGACACGATATGTCAggacagtcagacagaaaagacacagaTAGACGATTTGACAGTAATAATAGAGCTAGAGAGAGACACTTGTCAAAGGACGAAGAACgtaggagaaggaggaggtcaAGAAGTGGAGAGCACAGATACTCTTGCAAGAGCCCGGTGGTCTCCCACAGCAGTGTCAGCACTCTGTCAAGAGAACGAGGTAATTCTTATTCCAGTGGTAGAGACTTCTACTCAGAATGTGACAGTAACTATAAAAGCAGGGATGGTGGTCACAGCTATCAGTCATATAGGCATTACAGCCAAGAGAGAAGTGATAGTGGTGTACATTACACAGAGAGGCGGTCCTATTACTACAGTAGCCGTAAATACTCTGATCAGCGCTCGTACTCCCGCTCCAGGAGCCGCAGCAGGGACTCGCGGAGACGGGACAGGAGGCATTCTCGATCAAGAACTTATTCCAGCAGTCGCTCCCCTTCCGTGAAAAAGAGATCTCACCACGACAAGCCtggtggaaagaggaaacacaaaacaagacatctggaGGAACCGCCGGAAAATGCACTTCCCAACTCACATGCCGAAGGTGACTCTCCCACGTcctcaacaaaacacaagaaaaggaGCAAAGAGAAGCATTGTAAAAAATCCAGAGAGAGATCCAGAAAGACTAGCAGGAGCCTCAGTGTGGAGCTCGTTAATGAGGAAAACTCCAGTGAGCGGAGCAAACGTCACcataagaaaaagaagaaacacaagaagaaaagcaaaaggcACAAGAGTAGAGAACGCAGAGAGAAGGGCTCGCCCTCTGTCATAACCATTGAGAGTGACAGTGATGCCAAGGACAGCGTCGCCCACACCAGCAGCACTAATAAGGACGCCCCCGTCGACAATACCACAGATGACCTGGTAGACCCAGTAGACCCCACACCTCGCTGCTCTAATGTGTAG
- the LOC121627793 gene encoding S-methyl-5'-thioadenosine phosphorylase isoform X2: MASMALIKIGIIGGSGLDDPDILEGRTERYVDTPYGKPSDALILGKIKNVECVLLARHGRQHTIMPSNVNYQANIWALREEGCTHLLVTTACGSLREEIQPGDIVIIDQFIDRTTKRPQTLYDGQPTSPPGVCHVPMAEPFCNRTREVLVEVARSLGIKCHVRGTMLTIEGPRFSSRAESLMFRQWGADVINMTTVPEVVLAKEAGLCYASIAMATDYDCWKEHEEAVCVDNVLKTMKENANKASSILLTAIPQISQMDWAQTMKTLKSTAQSSVMLPKH; encoded by the exons ATGGCGTCGATGGCACTTATTAAG ATTGGAATAATTGGTGGTTCAGGCCTTGATGATCCAGATATCTTGGAGGGAAGGACTGAGCGTTATGTCGACACACCATATGGAAAG CCATCCGATGCTCTGATACTGGGGAAGATAAAAAACGTGGAATGTGTGCTTCTGGCAAG GCATGGGAGACAACACACTATAATGCCGTCCAATGTGAACTACCAGGCCAACATCTGGGCACTGAGAGAGGAGGGCTGTACTCACCTGTTGGTCACCACGGCCTGCGGCTCGCTCCGGGAGGAGATTCAGCCAGGAGACATCGTCATTATAGATCAGTTCATTGACAG GACTACCAAGAGACCTCAGACGCTGTACGACGGGCAGCCCACCAGTCCTCCAGGAGTGTGTCACGTCCCCATGGCCGAGCCTTTCTGCAACAGAACCAGAGAG GTTCTGGTGGAGGTGGCGCGCAGCCTGGGGATAAAGTGCCATGTGCGAGGGACCATGCTGACCATCGAGGGGCCCCGCTTTTCTTCGCGGGCAGAGAGCCTGATGTTCCGCCAGTGGGGTGCTGACGTCATCAACATGACCACCGTGCCAGAGGTGGTCCTCGCCAAGGAGGCCGGCTTGTGCTATGCCAgcatcgccatggcaacagactACGACTGTTGGAAGGAGCACGAGGAGGCG GTCTGTGTTGACAACGTACTGAAGACGATGAAGGAGAACGCCAACAAAGCCAGCAGTATCCTGCTAACTGCAATACCCCAGATTAGTCAGATGGATTGGGCTCAGACAATGAAGACCTTGAAA TCAACGGCACAATCTTCAGTAATGTTACCAAAACATTAA
- the LOC121627793 gene encoding S-methyl-5'-thioadenosine phosphorylase isoform X1: MASMALIKIGIIGGSGLDDPDILEGRTERYVDTPYGKPSDALILGKIKNVECVLLARHGRQHTIMPSNVNYQANIWALREEGCTHLLVTTACGSLREEIQPGDIVIIDQFIDRTTKRPQTLYDGQPTSPPGVCHVPMAEPFCNRTREVLVEVARSLGIKCHVRGTMLTIEGPRFSSRAESLMFRQWGADVINMTTVPEVVLAKEAGLCYASIAMATDYDCWKEHEEAVCVDNVLKTMKENANKASSILLTAIPQISQMDWAQTMKTLKVSYRLYDDSFPFSESLKKC, encoded by the exons ATGGCGTCGATGGCACTTATTAAG ATTGGAATAATTGGTGGTTCAGGCCTTGATGATCCAGATATCTTGGAGGGAAGGACTGAGCGTTATGTCGACACACCATATGGAAAG CCATCCGATGCTCTGATACTGGGGAAGATAAAAAACGTGGAATGTGTGCTTCTGGCAAG GCATGGGAGACAACACACTATAATGCCGTCCAATGTGAACTACCAGGCCAACATCTGGGCACTGAGAGAGGAGGGCTGTACTCACCTGTTGGTCACCACGGCCTGCGGCTCGCTCCGGGAGGAGATTCAGCCAGGAGACATCGTCATTATAGATCAGTTCATTGACAG GACTACCAAGAGACCTCAGACGCTGTACGACGGGCAGCCCACCAGTCCTCCAGGAGTGTGTCACGTCCCCATGGCCGAGCCTTTCTGCAACAGAACCAGAGAG GTTCTGGTGGAGGTGGCGCGCAGCCTGGGGATAAAGTGCCATGTGCGAGGGACCATGCTGACCATCGAGGGGCCCCGCTTTTCTTCGCGGGCAGAGAGCCTGATGTTCCGCCAGTGGGGTGCTGACGTCATCAACATGACCACCGTGCCAGAGGTGGTCCTCGCCAAGGAGGCCGGCTTGTGCTATGCCAgcatcgccatggcaacagactACGACTGTTGGAAGGAGCACGAGGAGGCG GTCTGTGTTGACAACGTACTGAAGACGATGAAGGAGAACGCCAACAAAGCCAGCAGTATCCTGCTAACTGCAATACCCCAGATTAGTCAGATGGATTGGGCTCAGACAATGAAGACCTTGAAAGTAAGTTATCGACTTTATGAtgattcatttccattcagcgAGTCTTTGAAGAAGTGCTGA
- the cdkn2a/b gene encoding cyclin-dependent kinase 4 inhibitor B isoform X2: MTLEDDLTAAAARGNAADVEYLLQAGAEVNGLNSFGRTALQVMMMGSTPVAQVLLKHGADPNVADRSTGTTPLHDAARTGFLDTVRLLVAFLADPQARDNRDCRPVDVARASGHTGVVAFLESL, translated from the exons ATGACTCTGGAGGATGATCTGACAGCCGCTGCGGCGAGAGGAAACGCGGCAGATGTGGAGTATCTCCTGCAGGCCGGAGCTGAAGTTAACGGGCTGAACAGTTTTGGACGAACCGCTCTGCAG gtgatgatgatggggaGCACGCCGGTGGCTCAGGTGTTGCTGAAGCACGGAGCGGATCCCAACGTGGCGGACAGAAGCACCGGGACCACCCCGCTGCACGACGCGGCCAGGACCGGCTTTCTGGACACCGTGCGGCTCTTGGTGGCCTTCCTGGCTGACCCGCAGGCCAGGGACAACAGAGACTGTCGGCCTGTTGATGTGGCCAGAGCCAGCGGCCACACAGGTGTGGTGGCTTTCCTGGAGTCCCTGTGA
- the cdkn2a/b gene encoding cyclin-dependent kinase 4 inhibitor D isoform X1, with protein sequence MLIFSSQKAELLFMRDNCSSFMRSFIQSIIRSVGVISRFPELQVMMMGSTPVAQVLLKHGADPNVADRSTGTTPLHDAARTGFLDTVRLLVAFLADPQARDNRDCRPVDVARASGHTGVVAFLESL encoded by the exons ATGctcatcttttcctctcagaAAGCTGAATTGTTGTTCATGCGGGACAACTGTTCCAGCTTCATGCGGTCTTTTATCCAGTCCATCATCCGGAGCGTCGGTGTGATTTCTAGGTTTCCAGAGCTGCAG gtgatgatgatggggaGCACGCCGGTGGCTCAGGTGTTGCTGAAGCACGGAGCGGATCCCAACGTGGCGGACAGAAGCACCGGGACCACCCCGCTGCACGACGCGGCCAGGACCGGCTTTCTGGACACCGTGCGGCTCTTGGTGGCCTTCCTGGCTGACCCGCAGGCCAGGGACAACAGAGACTGTCGGCCTGTTGATGTGGCCAGAGCCAGCGGCCACACAGGTGTGGTGGCTTTCCTGGAGTCCCTGTGA